One genomic segment of Nilaparvata lugens isolate BPH chromosome Y, ASM1435652v1, whole genome shotgun sequence includes these proteins:
- the LOC120355291 gene encoding uncharacterized protein LOC120355291 produces MIRQLKKPSFFLTLSAAESRWPELISHLSKINTNKNLSISEALQLSDYEKTNLIQNDPVTCARYFDYKITKFMKLIKEEDCIFGEHVVEDSYQRVEFQLRGSPHEHIFLWLKDAPVYDASNHESEKQCIKFIDRFITCEYNENDPYVALQNHRHTHTCRKGKGNKQVVCRFHFPLPVLPRTMILTPLPTQEITDLNKMNYKKIDKLMNFFFKKKILLSFDEVLEKLEMNDEQYILALRSSIKIPKIFLKRTTLEVGINCYNKHILHCFESNMDIQFVLEEFGLASYIINYVSKAETGLSKLLRNAAKEMEEGNVGLKEQMRKVSNVFLNCQLMSAQEASYVLLSLPVSKSSRKVIFINTSPQCERVLMLKKRALLEQLPADSEDVFMDNIVEKYMKREKSVEDICLAEFASCYYSRLTRKNIDDENDDQSSNENLNRRKRPAVIRYRRYKAKLDPQNYFREQVLLLLPFRDERREIEEKDCHQIYLDNKESIELNRLKFNVVEDDSIEEAIENLQNNEEEDSGEEGSCAEPVDIFVQGGMNDKTDVNITNRISIPKRINVDDLRELISSLNNEQKQFVMHLLHRYKSNKLPFNIFLSGSAGVGKSTVIRAVYQLITHFFDSQPGSNKDKVVVLLCAPSGKAAFLINGVTLHTAFALPVAQFSGNMPRLSNDIANTLRENLINMKLLVIDEISMVGSKLLSRVDNRLRQIMGRNEPFGAVSVLVVGDLNQLPPVMDTPVYKFPPINDLEKLIDRSPLWDQFSLFELKQIMRQKDDLSYINVLNNIALGNISDSDVDLINSRKVDDNKIPVNAIRLFSKNVDVDEYNQFRIDEAPGTIFISFAEDHVLGSLSEQSKLRVLNSVKKKKPTELNGLSNEVHFKVGLKYMITSNIDVGDGLVNGACGTLEEIIFKPSSNSPHKVFINFNEERVGSKARLLQRSYMLSHGIGSGLTPIDRSKQILNYSSKLERQVIRIQFPLVSAEAITIHKSQGQTYNEICINFDKLKNVTKSMLYVALSRVKSLSGLYVLGEFRRPKLNKKEDPTLLEMARLRENKMLRLSDENGVTDPKFDVHEAHSSNKNMNLSTENSKKIKKTTKINKNIHKFDYYLQDDDIQNFHDILLENTDYKPQSTLLVQIPELIESRRERKNIQILYHRLGNKNEYSVIGHWICTYYDGKTVHVYDSLNITNLHSDCLLYLDKLYGNTNINFHKVQNQKNGYDCGVYAIAFAVSICLNEDPTNCSYDDKLLRSHLVTILSERRLLKFPVREED; encoded by the coding sequence ATGATTAGACAGTTAAAGAAGCCTTCTTTTTTCCTGACCCTCTCAGCAGCTGAAAGTAGATGGCCAGAGCTCATCTCTCAtctttcaaaaatcaatacaaaTAAGAATTTGAGTATTTCTGAAGCTCTTCAACTGAGTGATTATGAAAAGaccaatttgattcaaaatgatCCAGTGACCTGTGCACgatattttgattataaaataacgaaatttatgaaattgatcaaaGAAGAGGACTGCATTTTTGGAGAGCATGTTGTGGAAGATTCGTATCAGAGAGTGGAATTCCAATTGCGAGGATCTCCACATGAACACATCTTCCTGTGGTTAAAAGATGCCCCAGTGTATGATGCTTCAAACCATGAAAGTGAAAAGCAATGTATCAAATTCATTGATAGATTTATCACATGTGAGTACAATGAGAATGACCCTTACGTTGCTTTGCAAAACCATaggcacacacacacatgtagAAAAGGTAAAGGCAATAAGCAAGTAGTATGTAGATTCCACTTTCCTTTACCAGTTTTACCAAGAACAATGATACTCACGCCACTTCCGACACAAGAAATCACcgatttaaataaaatgaattacaaaaaaatagataaattgatGAACTTCTTCTTCAAGAagaaaattttgttatcatttgATGAAGTGCTGGAGAAGTTAGAAATGAATGATGAACAATATATTTTAGCTTTAAGATCGTCAatcaaaatacctaaaatatttttgaaaagaacAACTCTTGAAGTCGGAATTAATTGCTATAACAAACATATCTTACACTGTTTCGAATCAAATATGGACATACAGTTTGTGTTGGAAGAATTTGGCTTAGCAtcttatattatcaattatgtAAGCAAAGCAGAGACAGGTCTATCTAAACTATTAAGAAATGCTGCAAAAGAAATGGAAGAAGGAAATGTGGGATTGAAAGAGCAAATGAGAAAAGTTTCAAATGTTTTCCTCAATTGTCAATTGATGTCTGCTCAGGAAGCTAGCTACGTCTTATTGTCTCTACCTGTATCCAAAAGTAGCAGAAAAGTCATCTTCATTAATACTAGCCCACAATGTGAACGTGTACTAATGTTGAAGAAGAGAGCTCTTTTGGAACAATTACCAGCAGATTCAGAAGATGTATTCATGGAcaacattgttgaaaaatatatgaaacGGGAGAAATCTGTAGAAGATATCTGTTTGGCCGAATTCGCTTCTTGCTACTATTCAAGATTAACGAGGAAAAACATCGATGATGAGAATGATGATCAATCAAGCAATGAAAATCTTAACAGAAGAAAACGACCAGCTGTGATACGATATAGAAGATACAAGGCAAAATTGGATCCTCAGAACTATTTCCGAGAGCaggtccttcttcttctaccattCAGAGATGAGAGAAGGGAGATTGAAGAGAAAGACTGTCATCAGATATATTTGGacaataaagaatcaattgaattgaaccgattaaaatttaatgttGTTGAAGACGATTCAATAGAAGAGGCAATAGAGAATCTTCAAAACAATGAGGAAGAAGACTCTGGAGAAGAAGGTAGTTGCGCAGAGCCAGTTGATATTTTTGTTCAGGGTGGTATGAATGACAAAACTGATGTTAATATTACTAATAGAATAAGCATCCCGAAGCGAATAAATGTCGACGATTTGAGAGAACTCATTTCATCTctgaataatgaacaaaaacaaTTTGTCATGCACCTTTTGCATAGATACAAATCAAATAAGTTACCGTTCAACATTTTTCTGAGTGGGTCTGCAGGAGTTGGCAAGAGTACAGTAATTAGAGCAGTGTATCAATTGATCACACATTTCTTTGATAGCCAGCCTGGATCAAACAAAGATAAGGTTGTTGTTTTGCTCTGTGCACCTTCTGGCAAAGCAGCTTTCCTGATAAATGGAGTCACACTACATACAGCGTTTGCTCTTCCAGTAGCACAATTTTCTGGGAATATGCCCCGTCTATCGAATGATATTGCCAACACGCTACGAGAAAACTTGATTAACATGAAGCTCCTGGtaattgatgaaatatcaatgGTGGGCAGTAAACTTCTAAGTCGAGTTGACAATAGGCTGCGGCAAATAATGGGCCGGAATGAGCCTTTTGGTGCTGTATCTGTATTGGTTGTCGGTGATCTCAACCAACTACCACCAGTTATGGACACTCCTGTCTATAAGTTTCCTCCAATAAATGATCTGGAGAAATTAATTGATCGCAGTCCTCTGTGGGAtcagttttctctttttgaacTGAAACAAATAATGCGGCAGAAGGACGACCTCTCATACATCAATGTCTTGAATAATATTGCTCTTGGTAATATATCTGATTCAGATGTCGACTTAATAAATTCCAGAAAAGttgatgacaataaaattcCTGTAAATGCTATTAGATTATTCTCCAAAAATGTCGATGTAGATGAGTATAATCAATTTAGAATTGACGAAGCCCCAGGAACAATTTTCATATCTTTTGCTGAAGATCATGTGCTGGGATCACTTTCAGAGCAATCAAAACTGAGAGTATTAAATTCTGTGAAAAAGAAGAAGCCTACAGAATTAAATGGTTTGAGCAATGAAGTCCATTTCAAAGTTGGTCTCAAATACATGATCACCAGCAATATTGACGTTGGAGATGGCTTAGTGAACGGTGCTTGTGGTACTCTAgaggaaataatattcaagCCCAGCTCAAACTCACCTCATAaagttttcattaatttcaatgaAGAGAGAGTAGGCTCAAAAGCCAGGTTATTACAAAGAAGTTACATGCTAAGTCATGGCATTGGATCAGGTTTAACTCCAATTGACAGATCGAAacagattttgaattattcaagtaaACTGGAACGGCAGGTAATTAGAATTCAATTTCCATTAGTGAGTGCAGAGGCCATCACTATCCATAAAAGCCAAGGCCAGACTTACAATGAAATCTGCATCAACtttgataaactaaaaaacgtCACAAAGTCAATGCTGTATGTAGCTCTAAGTAGAGTGAAAAGTTTGTCTGGACTCTATGTTCTGGGAGAATTTAGACGACCAAAGTTGAATAAGAAAGAGGATCCAACATTATTGGAGATGGCCAGATTAAGAGAGAATAAAATGTTGAGATTATCCGATGAGAATGGAGTGACCGATCCAAAATTCGATGTTCACGAGGCTCATTCttcaaacaagaatatgaaCTTATCTACCgaaaattcaaagaaaattaagaaaactaccaaaatcaataaaaatattcataagtTTGATTATTACCTTCAGGATGATGATATCCAAAATTTCCATGACATTCTTCTAGAAAACACCGACTACAAACCTCAGTCAACTCTGCTGGTTCAAATTCCAGAATTAATAGaatcaaggagagaaagaaaaaatatacagATACTATACCACCGATTAGGcaacaaaaatgaatattctGTTATTGGACATTGGATCTGTACGTATTATGACGGCAAGACTGTCCATGTCTATGATAGTTTGAACATCACAAATCTACACAGTGATTGTTTGTTATACTTAGATAAATTGTATGGAAATACTAACATAAATTTCCATAAAGTTCAGAATCAAAAAAACGGATATGATTGTGGCGTATATGCAATCGCCTTTGCAGTATCAATTTGCTTGAACGAAGATCCAACTAATTGCTCAtatgatgataaattattaaggAGCCATTTGGTCACAATTTTGAGTGAGAGAAGACTTCTGAAATTTCCAGTTCGAGAGGAAGATTGA